The genomic DNA GGAGGGCTATCCGTGCTTTCACTGGATTCAGACGGTGTCCGGGGAAGGGGTGTTCACGTTCAAGGGGGGCTCCTTCCGTTTGGGAGAACAGGCCGGAGTTCTACTGCTGCCGGGCGAGTCCCATGCTTACAGCCGGGCGACGAAAGTATGGCGAACGCTGTACATTACGTTTGACGGACCGATAGCCGCTGCTGTGCTGACAGAGCTAGGATTGAAGCATACACGCGGGTATCATTGGGACGCCCATAGTGAACTGCACAGCTTCGGAGAAAGTATGCTTCATACTATAGCAAGTGAACGGGATTTATCAGGGCTGGACGCTTCGGCCAATATGTACCGCTTTCTAACTTTGCTGCGCAAACATGGTCAATACAGCTCTATGCCTTCCTTGTCTCATAATGTAGAACGTTTGGGGCCTGTGCTGGCTTTTATGGAACAAAATTATGCCAGCCCGGATATCGGCCTGTCTGATATGGCGGTGATGATGAATGTCAGCGCCCGTCATTTGAATACGTTATTTAAGCAGGCATTCGGTGTGACCTCTTATGCGTATCTGATCGTCATACGTTTGCGCAAGTCTAAGGAAATGATGGCTGAATCCCCGCACTTAACGGTAAAAGAGATCGCCGAGCGGGTAGGGTTCCGTGATGTCAGTCATTTTGTGGCGACTTTCCGCAAGACCGAAGGAATTACCCCTGAAAGGTTCAAATTATTGTATATATAAGGGTATTTAATCGAAATACTCTTTCTTACGCGGGAATGCTCTTTTTAGTGAGCATTCCTTATTGTTTTTTTCCGGATGAGGGAGTATAAAATAATAGTTCATTTGTTTCATCAATCTGATGTTCAGGTGACATAATAACAAATAGTTCAAAGTTCTTCTGCAAAACCCTCATCCAAAGAAGGAGTTAACGAAATGCTGAGTAAAGTCAAAAGATTACTAATCGGTCGTCCACGAAAATCGACGGCTCTTGAAGATGAGAAACTAAACAAGCTTAAGGCTCTGGCCATCCTGTCCTCGGATGCGTTGTCCTCTGTAGCTTACGGAACGGAGCAAATTCTGATTGTTTTGATTACAGCGGGCTTCACTGCTTTATGGTATTCCATTCCAATATCCATCGCGGTATTGGGATTGCTGGTTATTCTGATCCTGTCCTACAGACAGACTATTTTTTCCTATCCCGCTGGTGGTGGCGCCTATATCGTCGCTCAGGACAATTTGGGCAGGGCTCCGAGTCTGATTGCAGGCGGATCTTTGCTGGTCGATTATATTCTGACGGTAGCAGTCAGCTCGTCAGCGGGTACAGATGCCATTACATCGGCGTTTCCATCCTTGCATGATCATCGGATCGCCATTGCACTGATCATGATCATCTTTTTGACCATTATGAACCTGCGCGGAGTAACAGAATCA from Paenibacillus sp. FSL R10-2782 includes the following:
- a CDS encoding AraC family transcriptional regulator; this encodes MILTPHHLRFFLTTREHSLPLFIESIGFNSRQEDVSRPEGYPCFHWIQTVSGEGVFTFKGGSFRLGEQAGVLLLPGESHAYSRATKVWRTLYITFDGPIAAAVLTELGLKHTRGYHWDAHSELHSFGESMLHTIASERDLSGLDASANMYRFLTLLRKHGQYSSMPSLSHNVERLGPVLAFMEQNYASPDIGLSDMAVMMNVSARHLNTLFKQAFGVTSYAYLIVIRLRKSKEMMAESPHLTVKEIAERVGFRDVSHFVATFRKTEGITPERFKLLYI